A region of the Vanrija pseudolonga chromosome 2, complete sequence genome:
GCAAGCGGCGTATACGTCGACCGGTGCAAGCTGACCGATGCGTGGCGAGATCCACACATCTTTGTAGCTACAGTCATGTCTACTCATGGCCACGAACCATACTATACATCCCAGTGTCCTCTATTCTCTCTACGACTACTATGGCTTCGACTCGACGCGCTTGCGGGGCACGAGGGCCCAGCAGATCATCCACACGGCCATGATGGCGATCATGAGCGGCTGCATGATCCACACGCCATAGTGCTGGCTAATGGCGCCAGTGACGAATGGCATGAACGCGGAGCCAACCTGGCCCAGGCTCGCGATCCAGCCGATCGTGCCCGCCTGCAGCTCGAACGGCatgacgtcgaggatgacAATCATGACGATGGGGTACATTGGCCCGAGGAACAGGCCGACGAAAGCGTACGCGACCGCGTTCCCGATCAGGCTCTTGACTGTCCAGACGACGACCATGAGCGCGATGCAGATGACCGTGTAGACGTGCGTCGAGAGCCGCTTGCCGATCAGGTTGGTCACGGGGATCagcacgacgcggccgagcgTCAGCCCGCCAAAGTACCCCGCCGAGACGTAGCCCgagctgtcgccgccgccgcgctccgcgatGAGGAAGGATGTCTGGAGGGGGGGTTAGTTGTGGCGCGGGTGGAAGGTTGCTATTACTTACTGCCCAGCCGCCAATGCCAACCTCCACACCGACGTAGAGGAGGATGAACAGCGCCATGTAGTGCGTCGCACCAATCTTCATGATCTGCTTCATCTTGCTGCCCGACGAAGTGGGGCCAGTCTTGGTCGTCGGTGACGCAGGCTCGGCGGGACCCgcttcgccgccgtcctcgctctTGGTCTCGACGGCGGGCACAGGCTggtcctcgacgcgccgtccAGCCACCTGGTCCTCTGTGCGCAGCTGGaacacgccgagcagcatcagcgccgtcgcgaggccgaggccgagcgacACAAAGTAGTAGTAGTACACCTTGCTCCTGAAGTGCTTGACGAACTGggtcgcgacgagcggcgacgccgtcgcgccaaGCCCATAGACCGCGTGCATGAGGAAGAGCAGATTCGACGCGTTCGGCAGGCGCGACACCAGGTTGTTCACCTGCGCGTCCTGCAGGCCCAGCCCGTAGCCGTTACACACGAACGCAAAGCAGAAGAGCGGGTACGGCGGGCCCCAGCACATGAAGATGTACCCGAGCACCTGGCACATGGAGCCCAGTGGCGCGACGATGCCGAAGCCCAGCCGGTCGGTCAGGAAGACGTTTGTGATGCCCGCGAGCAGGAAGCCGAGCATGTTGAACACCCAGATGATGGAGATGACGAGGTAGTTGATGTGGTAGTACTCCTGCAGCGAGGGCAGGAGGGGGCCCTGCGTGCCGTCGTTCCAGCCCGCAAGGAAcatgacgaggaagagggtgAAGCTGGGGAGTGGGTTAGCTTCGAGGTCACCGACACAGCGGCGCCACTCACAGCATTCCCCACATGTGGAACCTGCCCGGCGCGGGCTTGTCCTCGCGCAGCCGAGCCAAGACATAGTGTGTGTGGTACTCGCCGGCGACTGGTGGCGTTGCCTCGCCCGTCACGAGCGACgtgaggcgctcgagcgcgttggGCtggtgggcagcagcggcggggctcTCGGTCTTTTCTGCCATTGTGAgggccgcggtggtggtgtagcGATGAGGTTAAACGCCGAGAGATCGTCCACCGCCGCAGTGATATATTTACTTGTCCAAGCCTGTCGAGCGGCAGGTTGACTGTCGGCTGCGGTCAGCTCGTCCGTCAGCCGTTTTCCAACCTCGCACACCTCCCACACACCTCGCGTAAGCCGGGCGAGCGGTCAGTCGCTAGTGCGAGTcgagtgcgagcgagcgagcgagcaatGGACAACGCATCAACCAGCCAAGCCCCGCATCCACGTTGTCGAGATGCGGGCCGTGTCGCGAGCGAGCTACATTACGGCGGGAGGTTTGCGGCGCGCGTGAGGCCACtgtcggcgggggcgccgaggccgaaaAGCGCCCGCGGCGGGGAAGTCACCGTCTGGTGGTGCAGCTACAGAGCCGTGTCAACAAGTCAAAGTCGGTCGGAGCAacttcggcgtcggcaggtTTTTTGCCAACGCTTCTTCTGTGCGGACCACATCGGTCCGAGGGGCCCCCGAGCCGGCGGGCACCGAGTGCACcaagtggcggcgggcgtgatGCCGCCAGTCGTCGTTGCGAGTCATAAAGAGTGGGAGTGAGGTGGTGTGAGGTGGTTGTGCCCCTAAACGATGTCGCAAAATGATGGAGGCCACGCAGAGTCCGTGGTGCGAGCAGGGCTGCAGCTTAGCCATGCGCTCGGATTTCGCAGTTAGTACCTGCCATTCCAGTCTAAAGAGACACAGAGAAACTGTCCGTGTAGGGGTCTAATAGCAAAAGGAAGGTAAAGGGGCGGGTGGTGGCATGGCAGAAGCCCCGTCACCATGAGTCACAGGAAGATTGTCGTACAGACAGTATCTACTAGCAGAGGAGGGGTGAAGGTACCAGGCAGCAGGAGTACCCCTACCGCCCGAGAACTCAAAATATGGATAGagatggtggtggcggcttgAGACGCGTCAAAGTGGACCTCTTACGGGATCCAGATATTTGGCGGCCCAGGGCCAATGCTGACCTGGGTGGGGGCAAAGCCCATGGCATCAACGGTGGCGCTGAGCCATTGCAGCAGATCGCACCTCCACGCCTTGCCTTTGCTTGCCTTTGCTTTCCCTTTGCTTTGCCTTTGCCTTGCCTTTGCTTGCCTTTGCCTTATGGTAGCTACACTGCGTCATTCTGCATGACAATGGGCATTGCATGTCGCGCAAACATCGGATCAAAACATGTCCATTTTTCAATAGGCGATATGCCAGCATTTATTCTGGGCAAGGTCAAGAAAGACGGAAGCATTTAATTTAATCACTTAATTGGTCCCCTGTTTAAAGGCCAATGTCCTTGACGCCATGGCGCTTGGGAAGAGTGGCTTGGGAGAACATTTCGGCGATGATGAGCCAACTGTCATCCTGGCTGGTGAGAATAGTCCGGCTTGGTGGACGTTCGTttcggcgctgcgcgccggccccagcccgccatgcgccagcgccagcgccaccctcgcgccgcccccgcgtTGGACAGGCAGAGCAGGCGACCATTCTCGCATCCGCTCGAAAGGTCGCTACTGCTCAGCCACCTGTcccccgctcggcggcgcgagagGCAGCGACTTCGCGTCTCACATAACCGCCGCACTGCGCACCAGAACGGGCCCCGCGGCGAAGCCGCGGGGCGTGTTCGGGTAAGTTCAGAGGCAGCTTATGTGGGCGATAAGATGGATTAGCTCATAACAGAAACAATGACGTGTGCTAAGGCAATCGACATTTAGGATCCAACAACAGTTGAATACACAACGCGGTTGCTGAATCGCTGCTTGAACATCACTGTTCACCCTTTGCAGCTCCCCACTCTGCAGATCAGTTGAACACGACGATCACGACATAGGTCGCTCCATGGCAGAGCAATGGCCAGCAGCGTGAGTGCCCCGCCCAACATCTCAAATTCGATCTCGGCCGACCCATGTGGAGTGGGTGTTGACAGTGTCGCTTTCGCTGGCTGTCACCTTGCGAGGTTGACGCAAGGGCACGCTAATTATGGCTAGCTAACTCGACTTGCATGGCGCTGGCTTCTCATAGACGCAAGCTCATTAATCATATGCTGATGAAAGCGTCGCCTTGTGTAATTACGTTCGCTTCGGTCCTCGTCGAGTGGACAATGCCCTGCCTGCAGAGGGATGGGTGTGGATTCAGACGTTTCAGCGCGAGGGGTACAGTATGCGATCGAGGAAGGGTAGCCAGTCACTGGCGGTCAGTTGAACGGAGGACAACCGCTCACAGTGTGGGGCTGGTTGGCTGCGACTGACGTTGATCCATCGTGGTGGTGTCAGGTTGGGGTCCTCTGTCAGCCTGCCGCCTGGAGCCGGCGCTAGTTGCAAGACCAGAGGAAGGGGCGGAGGGAAGGGCCTCGCCAGCCCACCAGCAGGCCAGCAgtcgagcagcgagcagtcTCTTCTGGTATGGCTGGCCACGCGGCTCACAGCACGACCTACCTTCCTCGACAGAAACTGATCCCGCTCGACGCCCCACTCGCCTCGTCAACTCGCCTCACTCAACTTGCTGATCCTCaaccctcctcgtcctctttCACTCCTCTTCCTCTTTCACTCCTCTTCATCCTTCAATCCCCTCCTAATCTCTGACCGTCTCTCGTGGACACGTAGATCTTGGTATTCACGCAGAGAAACCATATCCAGAAGTACCACGTCGAGCCGCATCGGGTTGAACTGTAGcgctccaccacccactctCCTTCCAGCAACCAACCTTCTCTCTTGCCCCTCCTGCCCTGGGCACTCGCAGCCTGTAAGTTGGAAGCCTAGTATTTTGGGCACTCTAGGCTCACACTCAAACGCTGGCAGTAGGCAGTAGGTACGCGGGCACGGTCGAGACCAGCCTTCCATCCTCTGAGGAAGGATCGATTGGCCGTagccaccttcctcctctcgACAACTCTGCTCCCAAGGCAAGGTGTTTTGGTCGACAATGTCGCACATAGCTGCCCCAAGTTCTTCTGGTGCACCTCGCAAGCGATGGGCCACGGAGGCGCCATCAGGTGCGCCTGCAGCTACTAaagcccgcctcgacgacagcaagtcggcctcctcaagctcgctCAGCGCCATTGTCAAGGACCCCGACGCGACCAACGCGTCGTGGCGTGTTGTATTTGACGGTCAGTCAATCACATTCGCAAGCCAAGATGCCCGAGATGAAtggcacgccgccctcctAGCGGCCTTCGATGGCCTCACGTCCTCGGAGCGTCGTCATACCTTTGGTGAATTCGTCTCGGCGATCCACAATGAGAGCCTCGATCGACAGCTAgacgccaaggacgccgcgTACCGGGCCTTCCTCGGCAAGGCTCAAGCCGCTGCCTCAGAAGAGTGTCACGGCACATGCGTTACGCACTACTGCGTTGGTGTGCGCCACACAGCCCTCGTCACAACGGCTCAcatcgacaaggacgagttCGCCGAGCGTACCGTCCCCTGCGCCGACATGTGGGACCACGCGCTTTGCCGCCACTGTACCGTCGATCGCTGGTCGTACCGCCAGCAGCGAACGGACCGCTGGGCGATAACCGCCGATGGCATTcgcaagcgcgacgctgcgcgtAGCGAGTTTGTCGTTTCCATTGACCTCGACCAGGTAAGTCGACTTGTAGCCTGGGAGAACATGTGTGCTAATGCTTCCAGCTCCTTGCGTTGCCGTCCAACCCAGACTTTACTGGCGTCATTCCCAAGCAGCGGCACACGCTGGACCGAGAGGAGCTTACCTCTTCGATCTTGGCGTGGTTGGAAAATGGCTCGCCTACTCTTGTCTACAGTGACAACATCACGACCTTCCCTGCCGAAGTCTCGTCGcttgagcagcagcgcttTAACAACATGCGCGACCGTGTACATGCCatgcgcgcgtcgcccgaTCTTCGGCACCAGCTCTTCTTGGAGCCGGACGGTGAACCGGCCGAGGTGGCCTACCACCACCCTGATAACGTCCACATGGTACCAACTTGGTACAACCTCGCAAAGCGAGGAGGCTTCGAGCTGACTGTCGATGCTGTTATGGCAGCTGTTCGTCTTCACCAGCAAGGCTTGCCCGTCACCGGGCTCGTTCCCCTTGTCGACGCGACGACAAAAACCAACACAGCATATGTCAACCGGGCGAATGTTGGCTACGCTGACAAGAAGACGGCGATTGTCCGCGCTAACCGCCTGATGGAGGCGTTTGGCCCAGGCGCGACCAAGCTCCTGATCCTCAACCCCTCGGCACCAGAGCCTCCGCATATCGACGACGCACTAAACCGATACGTCATTGCTGGTAGCATACCGAGCGAGGACGCGGAGATTCGTCGGCTCCGCAAGGAGAGTGGCGCATTCCTCCAGCTTGTCAAGGAATACGAGTGAGTTGTCCAGTCATCGACTTTGCTGACATTAAAGGCAGGCGAATCCGGAACTGTTTGCCGACGTCTCAGGCTGCTTCCCTCGGAACACCAAAGGCTTCCCCATTGCCTTCTGGCCTCATGCACGTCAAACCGACATTTGGCGCTTGTGCTTGCGGGCCATTCACCGCGCAGAGACGGAATGCGATAAACAGTTCGAGCCCAACCCCAACAACTCGCCCCAGGCGATCTTGTTCCTCTGGCTGGTCCACTGGAGCAAGTACCGGGACCGCGACATCCTCTTAGGGCTGCCTATCGACTTCTCCGCTCCGCCCAGCGGTGCTTGTACCCCGACACTCATTGCCCACCAGTCTCACCACGTGCCATTCTGCTTCGGATTCAatacgccgtcgccatcaaAGCTGAGCGAGTTCAATCCGGACCAGGTGAACGTCCGCGTCGAGCTATGGGTCGTGAATGCTGTTGTACGATCATGGCGCAGTGCCACTTTGATCGCCATCTTCGATTCGGCACGTAAGTACCTCCCAGACGATTGACCGGTGCTGACATTTACAGATGTACTCTCGCAGCGTGTTCTCAAtcgtgccgccgcgcacaAGCTGATCCAGCCCGTGCAGCTGGGTCAGTTCGAGTTCACTGAGTCGTGTGCGCAGGAGTACGCTCGGAATGGCCTGTCTGATGGCGAGCTGGCTGCCATCTACGGCATCTGCACCAATGACTGGGTTGGAGTCACAGACCACACCGAGCAGCGCACAGTCCGTGGCAACCCAAGTGAGCTCTACCCTCGTGAAGTGCCCTAACAATGACAGAGCTCGCTGATGGCCCGGCAAGGATCCTGGCCGAGCAGTATACCACTGTCGGCCTGCGCGACATTTTGCGCGACCGCGGCACGCTCACTACAAGTGTGAAGGAagacctcgccctccgcctcgcccagcacTCGCGAGAGGACAACAGTCACCTCGTTAACCCCGGTAGGTCTTATTCTGAGGCATCCACGCTGACTTAGTAAGCGTCTAACCCGCGGTACCTCGAGCTCTGCAAGCTCAGCAGGagcgagctcaaggcgctcTGCCGCGAAAATGGAGTTATTCCGTGGGGTTATCGCGATGAAATGGCGATGCGTCTGGTAGAGAAAGAGGTAGGTGTCTTGGGCTTAAAAGTGCAAACTCTGACAGTGTCGCCAGATGAAGGAGAAGGGGGGCGTGGTCGAGTTCAGGCGTCGTGCGACGACGCACGAGTACTACTCGATGAAAGCCCGCCGCTACATAACCTTGACCGACGTCTCCATGGGTAGCGAGGGTGAGTGCCTCCCGTGAACCAGGCTCTGATGGTAAAGACCGCGACAGGCGTGTGCTCAAGCTACTCGACTTTCACCAAGGGCATCTGctacgccacgccacgctcAATGGCATATCTTGCCGGCGCATGAGCCAGAAGCTGGAGGTTGCCAGGGcgctggtcgagcgcgggctcGACCACAAGGTGCCGCCCGAGTCCGAAGGTGAGATTGACTCGCCAACTTTGCTGACACCAGTGTCCGCCGATGCGGTGGCTATGGCCAAGGAGCATACCaagaaggagctcaaggaAATGGCCAAGGAGCTGAAGTACCGCTccgacaacaacaaggagggcctcgccgaggagattCTCCGTCGGCGGGCGATCCTCGATGCCGGAGGGTCCCTTGACGGCCCCAAGACCAATCCCACCCGTCGCGGGCTCCGTTTCGTCCGGGACCAGAAGTACAAAGGAGAAGGCACGCCCGGTGAGTTGTTACCTCGTGGGCTACAGCTGACCTTGAAGAGTTCCTCAAGCGTGCCAACCTTCTCATGTCCAACTTTAATCTGTCCGACCTACATGCGATCGCAAAGGACAAAGGCATTGCCACGAACCTCGGATCCAAGCAGTTGTCCAAGCCGGACTTGGTGAAGGCGTTTGTGGACTCAAACGCGGATGTCGGCATTGAGATTCCTTCGAGGGCCATTGAGGCCTCTGACGGTATGGTCTACATGGTATGTGCAGTGTGCTGATACCCTGCAGACGCATATGTGAACCACTTGCGTGGCTTTACCATCACCGAATTGAAGAATCtgggcaaggagaagggtGTCTCTGGCACGGCGTCCAAGGCCTCCTGGGTGGAAGCGTTGGCTAAACACGAGGTGAGTGAGATCTATTGAAAGACACCACGCTGACAAGCAGCGCGCGCAACCCAAGTCAACGTGGTATGGCTCCGGCACGCACAAGCAGTAGCGCGGATCGACGAGACGCTTATCGGCCGGACGCCAACGGACACTGTACATGTAACGACAACGCCATTCAAACCTGTTGTGTCATGTGGTCGTATAATTGATCATGACTCTGTAGATCACTCGGTGATATGTATTACGTTCGGGTCTGGTGTCCCAGGTTGGGGTTCTTTGGCATGGGGCTGGCATCTGCGCCGGGCATGACCCGAAGATTTTCGCCCAGGCGTCCTCCCCTCTGTctcgtgccgccgagctgagGGCGAGACCGACAAGACGCGAGCTTTCGAGCGGAGCGAGAATGCTCGCGTGGTCGGCCTTGCCCCGCAgcggaggcggcgcttgcgcgacaacgcggcgcggcggagccgcgccgcccttTTCTCTCGCCTTTCctctcgcgccgccgagctcggggatCAAGACTGAGCGCGCCCTTCCGAGCGGATGCGAGGAAGTTACGCGTGCTCAGTCTTGatccccgagctcggcggcgcgagcactGGCGCGCTGGCACGATTTCTTGTGAACCACCCCGGACTATTCTCACCACCCAGGCTGCCAGGTTCGGCTGTCCGCCTCCGAGAGGCATGCAGGGTGCGTGCATACGGAGCGTCCTGGTGCACACCGCGGCCTGGCCCACCCTAATCAGTTCAGAACTTGTCAATGTAGCGAGCGTGGCGGACGGTCCCGCCCTAATCAGTTCAGAACTTGTCACTGTAGCGAGCATGTTGGCCAGTCCCACCCTAATCGGTTCAGAACTCGCCACCGTAGCGCACACTACGACCCGCCCCACCCCAGTGGGTTCTGAACTTGCCActgtggcgccgcgccgtgaCCCAACCAAGTCAGCTTCCACTTTTGaccatcc
Encoded here:
- the BSC6_0 gene encoding Bypass of stop codon protein 6 translates to MAEKTESPAAAAHQPNALERLTSLVTGEATPPVAGEYHTHYVLARLREDKPAPGRFHMWGMLFTLFLVMFLAGWNDGTQGPLLPSLQEYYHINYLVISIIWVFNMLGFLLAGITNVFLTDRLGFGIVAPLGSMCQVLGYIFMCWGPPYPLFCFAFVCNGYGLGLQDAQVNNLVSRLPNASNLLFLMHAVYGLGATASPLVATQFVKHFRSKVYYYYFVSLGLGLATALMLLGVFQLRTEDQVAGRRVEDQPVPAVETKSEDGGEAGPAEPASPTTKTGPTSSGSKMKQIMKIGATHYMALFILLYVGVEVGIGGWATSFLIAERGGGDSSGYVSAGYFGGLTLGRVVLIPVTNLIGKRLSTHVYTVICIALMVVVWTVKSLIGNAVAYAFVGLFLGPMYPIVMIVILDVMPFELQAGTIGWIASLGQVGSAFMPFVTGAISQHYGVWIMQPLMIAIMAVWMICWALVPRKRVESKP